The DNA region GGTCGACCCCAGCATCGAGCTGGTCGCCTGCGGCAGCTCCAACCACACCATGCCGACCTTCGGCTACTGGGAGTCGGAGGTGCTCGAGCAGGCGTGGGACGTCGTCGACCACATCTCCATGCACGCCTACTACGAAGAGCGGGACGGCGACCGGCGCAGCTTCCTGGCCTCCGGCGCGGACATGGACTCGTTCATCGACGGGGTCGTCGCCACCATCGACGCGGTGGCCGCGCGCAAGCACAGCAGCAAGCGGATCGGCATCGCGTTCGACGAGTGGAACGTCTGGTACCAGTCGCGGTTCAACGACGAGGGGCTGCCGCAGATCACCGAGGCGGGTCGGCTGCTCGAGGACGACTACAGCGCCCTCGACGCCGTGGTGGTCGGCGACCTGCTGATCTCACTGCTCAACCACGCCGACCGGGTGCGGATCGCCTGCCAGGCCCAGCTGGTCAACGTGATCGCCCCGATCCGCACCGAGCCGGGCGGCGCGGCCTGGCGGCAGCCGACCTTCCATCCGTTCGCCGCGGTCGCCGCTGCCGCGCGTGGTGCCGTCCTGGCCGCCGAGGTGGACTGCGCGACGCTCGCCACCGACCGGTACGGCCAGGTCCCGACCGTCACCGCCGCCGCCACCCACGACCCGGACACGGGCGCGTGGTCGGTCTTCCTGACCAACCGCTCCCCCACTCCGACCGAGACCTGCCTCGACCTCCACGGGCTCACGGCACCCGTCGCACCGTCCGCGCGCTCCCTCACGGCCGGTGACCCCGCGGGGTCGAACACCGCGTTCACCGCGACCGACCTCTCCTCCGGCCCGGGCGACACGCTCTCGCTGGTCCTGCCGCCGGAGTCCTGGACGGTCGTCGAAGCACGCCCGGACGCCCGGCTCGGCTGACCCGACGTACCACCCAATGACGAGGAGTCCCATGACCCACGCGTCCCCCGCGACCCGCCCCGCCGGCGGGGTGCACCTGCGCCGCGGCGACACCAGCCTGGTCGTCCGGCTCGACTCCACCGAGCTCCCCTGCATCCTCCACTGGGGACCGGATCTCGGCGAGACCGCGGCCGAGCACGTGCCCGACCTTCTCCGCTCCCTGGAGATGCCGAGCCTCGACGGGGCGATCTACCAGCACTCGTGGGCATCGGTGCTGCCGCAGCAGACCAGTGGCTGGGTGGGTCGTCCGGGTCTGCTGGGCAGCCGCGACGGCCAGGCCTGGGCGCTCACCTTCGACGCGGTGGACCACACGGTCACCGAGTCGGCCGACTGCACCCGGCTCACCAGCGTCGCGCTGGATGGGCCGGCCGGCGTGGAGGTGACCACCGAGATCGAGTTGTTGGGCAACGGTCTGCTGCGCCTGCGTGCCTGCGTACGGAACCTGGCGGAGACGCCGTACGAGGTGACGCTGCTCGAGCCGGCGCTGCCGGTGCCGGCCGAAGCCGACGAGCTTCTGGGCATGGCAGGACGGCACGCGCACGAGCGCACCCCGCAGCGCCACGCGTTCACCCAGGGACAGCACGTACGCGAGGCCTGGGGCGGTCGTCCCGGCCACGACTCGGCCACCGTGCTGTGCGCCGGCCGGTCCGGGTTCGGCTTCCGCGGCGGTCGGGTCTGGGGTGTCCACCTCGGCTGGAGCGGCAACCAGGTGCTCTGCGCCGAGAAC from Nocardioides luteus includes:
- the arfA gene encoding arabinosylfuranosidase ArfA, which codes for MTGTTRPALVRLDQRRDRGPLDPRLFGSFVEHLGRCVYTGIYEPGHPSADEHGFRRDVAELVGELGPTLVRYPGGNFVSGYRWEDGIGPREQRPRRLDLAWRSVESNQVGTDDFLAWAERNRLTPMMAVNLGTRGIQAAADLVEYCNLPSGTHWSDLRRQHGREQPYGVGLWCLGNEMDGPWQIGHRSAAEYGQLAAEAGKAMKLVDPSIELVACGSSNHTMPTFGYWESEVLEQAWDVVDHISMHAYYEERDGDRRSFLASGADMDSFIDGVVATIDAVAARKHSSKRIGIAFDEWNVWYQSRFNDEGLPQITEAGRLLEDDYSALDAVVVGDLLISLLNHADRVRIACQAQLVNVIAPIRTEPGGAAWRQPTFHPFAAVAAAARGAVLAAEVDCATLATDRYGQVPTVTAAATHDPDTGAWSVFLTNRSPTPTETCLDLHGLTAPVAPSARSLTAGDPAGSNTAFTATDLSSGPGDTLSLVLPPESWTVVEARPDARLG